The following DNA comes from Chrysemys picta bellii isolate R12L10 chromosome 25, ASM1138683v2, whole genome shotgun sequence.
GTTTAGCAAACCTGAAAACGAGAACCTTGGTTATACTTGGTTCATTTTTCAGCCATGAAGGTtataaaggtttagaaaacttgacatGAAAGCCTAGATCATGGAGCATTCTTTTGATGACAAATATCCTTACCAGAAAATTTGTCAACTATAATCATGATGTTATGACCAACAGTTAAGTCAGAGTCCCATTTAATAAACTTCCAAGTAAGCAAAAACTATGGTATTGATACTGTCCAGAAGCAAATCAGTTTGACCATGTCTGAGTTTGTTACAGAGCTCCAACAGAGAAGTCCAAGTATTGCTCAAGCAATTGCTAGATGGTGCTCAAAGCTTTTCATGCTCCCCCAGTTTCATTTGAAAAGCTTTGAGCATCAGATAAAGGAAAGGTGAAATGTGTTACCATAAAAAGATTCATTGATTGAGAATCAGTATTGCCCAAACATTCTTCACTAATAAAAAGGACAAATTGAAAGCAGCAAACCCAACACATTCATGATGGGAGTACACTAAAACTGGTACTGTGTTGAATTAAACTGTTTCCTTAACTTGTGATTTCCTTGATTTTTAGGATTTGTGATGAAACACTTATGCAAACCTATTTCTCAAGTTATGAGGGCATTTTAGGTCTTTGGAACTGCTTTAAATTCCTGAAGCTAGCTATCCCAAAATTTTATATATTGATAGTGTAATGAGACTTACTATGGCTACAGATGTGTCTACATGAATCTTTACTGCATGGCAAGCTGGGCTATCTACAGAGCTCCAGTTTCCACACATTTACTATTTATGTGGACCCTACCACTGCACACTACAAGTCCCCTAGCATACAATGACCACAGTATGTCAAAGGGGTATAGAGTATGATGTTTCAGCCAAGATGCTGGTTTCCAAGGTTAACAGatgaaaatacattttagaaaactGATTTATTTCAACAAAAGAGGGATAGGCAGGAGTTAAAAACAGGCTAGAGTTTAAAATTAATAAactgttttgttggttttttaaacaaaaacacaaccacCCACAAACCTGGGGCATGAGCTACATCAGTACATACTGAGTCAGGAAGAGAAAAGCCAACAAGAATATCTAAGGGGTGATGGGGTGAGTGGGGAGACAATATTTAAACAATGACGTTTCAGTGCATGTTCGCTCTTGGAAATTTATGCATGTTTACTCATCTACATAGATCTATTGAATATATCTGATCAAGAAACAGTTTTACATATGGCTTCTCTTCCTACCCTGAATATAAATCCAGTGTGTTATTTCTTGTAATTAGGAAAAAGGATGCAGCAAGGGTTACTGCAGGTGTAGTCAATGATTCATAACAATTATCTACTGCAAATATGACTTGAGGGTACTTCTAATTACAGCTCTTGCCAGTTTGCTTCTTCAACAGATAGTTATTTTCTCTTAAGTTCTTATTAACATACTGTGGCTCCATCTCGCAATTGAGAGTACTAGCCAAGTACTTCCTCCCAGTGTTAGAAAATTGTATTAGAAAATTTAGTATTTTAGTAGAATCAGATCAAATATTTCATGTCAAAGTGAGTTTAATATGTTTCATGTCATCACACCCCAGATGAGAAAGTTAGTAACCTGAACTGCTAACAGCTCTGAGCCACTAATTGCTCTGAAATATCAGATGAAAAGGAAAACTAAATTAGCTTTTCTCTCCCACTTTCATCTGTTCGGTGGACAGGATAGAGAGCTATTTGGCATTCAACCTTTTTCAATTTTAGACTTCACATACATACTAAAATGGCATTTCACTAAAAGCTATATGTAGCCTCACTCATCTGCAGAACCTTTTTACCATGTACAATGCTACTGACATCAATTTAGCTCAACAGGGTTTGTTAATCAATACAAGGGAGTTTCAAACAAGAACATCTGTGAGCTTTATTAAAAATGGTGATACTGCACACCTGTAAtctaagtttcaccaacaaacaATACACTGAAATAACTGAACCAAGGCATCACTCTTCAGAGCGATATGCCACCTTTTAAAGATTTCAGATGTACACATCTGAAAACCAATTTGGAGAGATGAGCAGACCTCAAAGCTCGTGTCTCCTAAACCATACTTACtggcacaaaacagctgattgaggTGAATTGCTTCTACGTTCAGCAACCTGCTATGCCATTGTTGTGAATAGCTTTAAAATCTTCTACATGATTGCTGAGTGATGGAGCCGTAAAAACGTCACCTACATTTATCCTTTATGTTCAAAGCTGTTCCACATGCTCCCAAAACATTACATTTTGGGCCTGTAATTCTTACACATACAAACCAAGAGTTCTAACAGAATTTTCAAAGCCACATTCCTGGTTCTTGGAACTACTACGCCTTGTATCAAGAAATACCAATTCAGCAAGTTCAAGCACAGCACAAGACCACCAATTTGGGTAAAATCAATGACTAGTTAGAATGGATCGCAACTACACAGCAAATCTAAACTGTTAAATATTTTTGAGCAGTCCCAAAAACCAAGAACAATGCATCTGGATATTTAACATGACAAGCCCTGCAGACAGAATGAAGAGGTTTTACTGTTCCCCTAGGAGCATTTGCAGGAATGAATAGCTGAACAGCAAGGCAGGAAACAATCTCACATCGGACTTTTCCATCCACGTGAACTGGAGAAAAACCACAAGACACTTGGAACGGAATTCAACATAATACTTAAAGACATCTACACATAGAGACAGTCCTGTTACCGAATGTTTCTTGCACATCCAAGAAAAATTATACAGTTCTAAAACATAGGATCATTCATAATTAATGTAACAATGCTACAGGCAGGCAAAGGCAACTGAAAGGAGAGATATAACTAAGATTACTGATAGTAGTTCAGTTAAATTCAGGTACCACTATTTTATTGTTTCAAGTCAAGACATTTAATTATGAATGTTCCCTATGGCCTACAGTCCTTAAGATTTAATTATATGCATTCAATTCCAGTTTTCCtccaaagaaaaaacatttaagaACCTTTTGGAAATTTGTATTCCCTTTCATTTAGGCCACAGCCCGTCAGCACATTACCTAACATTCCTTACCTAGTTTATGCCACAATTAAACATTGGTCACTAATTTGCAAGACATATCAATTTATGGATCATTCTCTTGCTATGTATTTAAGAAGTGACCTACAAGAGAAAATGATCTGCATGCTTTTATGCATCTTTAAAAAATTGGAGACCTGTACATCATAAGTAGGGAGTCCCTACTGTACTACATTAAAAATTCAGATCTTGACTCCTCCGCTTTTCCAGGAAGACTGGAAATGAGTAAGTCCAATATCAATAAAAGCAAACAAGTAAAACTTGAGTGGAAGCATTTTAGAATATTGGCAGAAGTTTAAAgtaattcagatttttttcaccTTTGAGGAGGTAAGGATGCTGAATCTATCAATGAGAGAATTCCCAAATACACAAATCAGTCATTCAATATGAAAAAAGGTTTTGGGTGGGGGTGAAAAAGGGGAAGCGTAACATGAACATTTTTTCCAAGGCCTCCTTTAATGCAGCAAATGCTGAGGCACAAACTAATTTTTCCTCCTTTGTAGGTCACCCTTAAATACATTTGAGTTCTCCTGAATATTGTACAACAATACGGATATTATCTAAACACAAGTCAGACTATTAAATTTTGATTCTAGGACACAACTACATATACTAAATCAGCAGTAGATGGACAACCTACATTACCCAAAAACGTTACATGCTTCAGAGCACGTTATAGTACCTCAAAAACAAGTCCTGATGTAGAAAGTCTGACGTTTTCCATGAGACAATGGCACCTTTCACGCTTTGATGAAGCACTATTAACCACATGCCAACATGCCTACACAGGAACTATCCTGTGTGGAAAGCTGCCTAAGAACAGATATCATGCAACACCAAAAAGGCTTTAATCTAGACCCCTTACAAAGCTCATGTCACTAATTCTATCCAGAACAACATCAActaataaattaaaatttttgGGACAAAGTCAGCCACTGTTAAGATGACAGACACCACTCTGCCACCCAAAGCAGCCATTACCTTTCTCTTTGACCAGGTCTTTGAGAGATTGCCACTTCACATCAAATGGAATATTTGTGATAAAAGCTCGGTATCTTTTAGCAGGGTTGGCATATGGCTCAAAACGATTTCCCCCTCTTTTGacacttttctctttccttttttcattCTGGCTTGGTCGTTCACCTTCACTGCAAGAAAAATACAAGCATTCAGACATCGTATTAgcaattcaggggtcggcaacctttcagaagtggtgtgccgagtcttcatttattcactctaacttaaggtttcgcgtgccagtaatacattttaacgtttttagaaggtctctttctataagtctataatatataactaaactttgttgtatgtaaagtaaataagatttttaaaaaatgtttaagaagctgcatttaaaattaaattaaaatgcagagccccccagaccaatGGCCAGTACCCGGACAGcatgaatgccaatgaaaatcagctcatgtgccgccttcggcatgcgtgccataggttgcctacccttgaaTTACAGCATTAGATGAAGTCAATACATCATACCTTCAAATACACAGGGAAACAGTTCTTGCACATACACCACTATGAACCCCTCAGTCTggagcccccatgcctccggacccagttccctgtaagctgcacagCTGCCTATTTAGCGCCACACAAGCGCTTAGGGAACctacctgggggaggggcacccctcaCCCAACCCGGACCCCAACCTGCCACAGGAGGggcgcccctgccccaactcatCCTATGACCCAGATCCAGCCGTGGCCAGAGCAGCACGGACCCAGGCACAGGCGGTGCGGCACAGCCTGACCCCAGAACAGCTGGGGTGGCGTGGAGCAGTATAGGCACCCCGCGGAGGAGGGGTGCCTATACTGCAGTCCCAGCGCGCCCACAGCAGGGAcaggcacctctccccccccccagcccgggtgctgctgcagggagtccTCTCGCCTCCCTGTAGaactggagcaccctcctgcaccccaaactcctcatccctggccccacccataacccacagccccagccgcagccctcacacccctgcacctcaaccctctgccccagccctgagcccactcccacaAGCATTCCTCGGCCCCACCTCCACCATATGAATTTTATTACGTGCACATATGAAGGTGATGAGTCGCATCacttccatattggtgcacataataaaattcattctgcacatgggtgggaaatattagagggaacactgctctaGACCTCCACCCCTGCAGCCAGACCACCCCCTACTGGAGCATCCTGCACTCAAGTCTGCCACCCTGatgcctcaccccctgcatcacCCTGAGCCCTAACATCCAGACCCCCATGCCACTGACCCCCCCTGCCCAGGCCCACTCTCCTAGCATCCAACCTCCCcctgctgagacccccacacccagacccctccactgagccccaaccaccttcacctggaagtccctgcagagtcccattgctccTGCACCTGGaaacctcccaccccccgcccccccagaagcCTCTGtgcacccagatccccccactgagctgtctgaacccagattgtcccacacagaatcctctgaCCCCATACCTGGAGCCCTCCATAcagagcccctccacacttggatcctgcctgcccGAGTCTgactgccccacacctggtgcagaggggcaaggccccagggtgtttcttgGACAGGCCCAGGCcatgtgctgtgtcagggttgagtgcagcctcaccactgagtccatgtcccagggGTGGGAGGGCGGCAGGTtgatctcccacctttgtgcaTCCAGTAGCCTGTGCTCCTCACtgtcatgctggagcctctgcatatttttattcataaataaaacttgcagatttttaaaatattgtgcaccatttttcattttttggcatAGAATGCCCTTAGGAGTATAACATGTATTTGACCAAGCCATTTGGGAGATGAGCGTCACTGGATTCAGCACCTTCAATCATGAATCTTCAATCAACATATAAGCCAGCCCACTAAAGCAACAAAATGTAACATTACTGGTTTAAATTATGCTTTTGCCAGTATTTCTAGGATAAAAACTGAAAGCCTTCCAGGCCTTCCTTATGCTTCAACAAAATCTTAGAGGAGAGCATAGCCCCAATGTTTTCCTGTACACATCATTTAACTCTGACACTAAATCTGTAGAAATAGTAATATGGCATACTTATTTTGAAGGGTTCTACTTGCCTTAGGTTTCCCATTTTTCTGCTTCAAATCTTGAAGTACACAAGGTATACAAGACAATTTCACTATCACTTGTTAAAATGCATACTACTGGAAAGGTGGGGGAGAAAGAAGCCCTTTATACCTACAATTTTGTTTCAACACAACATTGCAGCTTGAACCTGACCAAAGCTTGAGACTGCATCTGGGTCTAATTCCATTAAGAAAAATGGAGAATAGAAAGCAAGCAAATTGCAGGCTTTAAGCTCCTATGGGGTTAAAGCAATCTATATTTAATTACATGCACACAACAAATTAGAGTTCATGTTACCTAGTAGTTCCTTGTGCCCATTCATAAGTGAAGAATGGATAAAGAAACCTCAAAGCCAGGAAACACTAAGTTAAGGTACATATTACCCTGACATTGAATATTAGATTCTGCTCTCTTTCAGCACCTATTAGTACTCTGCCCTTACAGATGCTACTGAACATTTTGGCCAGTATGTGAGCTCTGTATaagagtctaaggcctggtctacactacgggtttaggtcgactttagcagcgttaaatcgaattaagcctggacacgtccacacaacgaagccctttcttttgacttaaagggccctttaaaccggtttctttacaccaccttggacgaggggattagcgataaattcggcctttgcgggtcggaattggggtagtatggacggaattcgacgttattggcctccgggagatatcccacagtgcttcattgtgaccgctctggacagcgctctcaacttagatgcactgaccaggtagacaggaaaagacccgcgaacgtttgaatttcatttcctgtttgcccagcggggagagcacaggtaaccacgcagagctcatcagcacaggtaacagtgatggagtcccaggatcgcaaaagagctccagcatggaccgaacgggaggtacggtatctgctcgccatatggggagatgaatcagtgctagctgaactccgtagcagtaaaagaaatggcaaagtattagaaaaggtctccaaggccatgaaggaccggggccataacagggacacacagcagtgccgcgtgaaaattaaggagttacggcaagcctaccacaaagccagagaagcaaatggaaggtccggggcagagccgcaaacttgccgcttctacgtgcAGCttcatgccattctagggggtgcagccaccactaccccaaccgtgtgctatgactccgtcaatggagaaacacacagggaagaggattcggggaacgaggaagatgaggatggaggtactgtaggtagctcacagcagcaaggaagcggagaaaccggtttccccaacagccaggatatgtttgtcaccctggacctggaaccagtaacccacgaactcacccaagaccctcagggcacacaggagacctctggtgagtgtacctttgtaaatattacacatggtttaaaagcaagtgtgtttaatgattaatgattaatttgccctggcaatcgcggccagtacatctactggaaaagtctgttaacgtgtatggggatggagcggaaatcctccagggacatctccagaaagctctccttcatgtactcccaaagcctttgaaaaaggtttctggggagggctcccttatcccgtccgccatggtaggacacttcaccacgccaggccagtagcacgtagtctggaatcattgcataacaaagcatggcagcgtatggtccttatctctctttgttatcctcaggaaagtgatatcattcacggtcacctggttgaaatggggtgattttattaaggggacattcagaggtgcccgttcctgctcttctgaacagaaatgttccccgctgttaaccacgcggtggggggaggggtgaagtgatcatcccagagaatcgggggtgtgtgtgtgtgtggggggggtggtttacttgggtttgtgctgcatgttaacccggaaaccgcagcccctccttttacattgaaaacccattttaaatggccaacccaattaatccttgatatgggaaatgcgctgctgtttgaaacctttcccgtatgttaagaaggttaaaaaagccaaaagactgtggcttaccatggctgactgcaagccgaaatctgttgtctggcactgcatgagtgatctctcataccaaaccggcaggcagaggaaaaatgcgaccttgtaaccaaagagtgtacccattgttctctaaaatgtgtcttttttaaccacctctcccttctcctccaccagctgcaaatgtttctccttcgcagaggctagcgaacATTAGAAAgtgaaaacggaggacgcgggacgatatgttcactgagctccagatgtcctcccatgctgatagagcgcagcagaatgcgtggaggcagtcaatgtcggacatgagaaaagcacaatatgaacgagaggagaggtggcgggctgaatcgcgggatgaagagagcaagtggcgggctgaagatgataggtggcgtcagcttgcagacagacggcaagagtcaatgctccgtctccTGGAGCAtgaaactgatatgctccagcgtatggttgagctgcaggaaaggcagcagaagcagagaccgccgctacagcccctgtttaaccaacagccctcctccccaagttccatagcctcctcacccagacgcccaagaacatggtgggggggcctccggccacccagtcactccaccccagatgatcgcccaggcatcagaaggttggccttcaataagacttaaagttttaaaatgcaatgtgtccttttccatccctcctcccccacccatcccagactaccttggcaattatccccctacttgtgtgaggaattaataaagaatgcatgaatgtgaaaaaacaatgactattgcctctgcaagcggtgctcgaagtggggaggggagggtggggtggttggtttacagggaagtagagtgaaccgggtcggggggggggagggggttggagggttcatcaaggagaaacaaacagaagtttcacacagtagcctggccagtcacaaaactagttttcaaagcttctctgatgcgcactgcgccctgctgtgctcctctaaccgccctggtgtctggctgcgcgtaatcagcggtcaggcgagttgcctcaacttcccaccccgccataaatgtctcccctttactctcacagatattgtggagcgcacagcaagcagcaataacaatggggatattcttttcgctgaggtctgagcgagtcagtaagctgcgccagcgcgcttttaaacgtccaaatgcgcattccaccaccattcggcacttgctcagcctatagttgaacaggtcctgactactgtccaggctgcctgtgtatggcttcatgagccatggcattaaggggtaggctgggtccccaaggataactataggcatttcaacatccccaacggttactttctggtccgggaagaaagtcccttcctccagctttcgaaacagaccagagtgtctgaagacgcaagcatcatgtacctttcccggccatcccacgttgatgttagtgaaacgtcccttgtgatccaccagggcttccagcagcattgaaaagtaccccttgcggtttatgtactcggtggcttggtgctccggtgccaagatagggatatgggttccatctattgccccaccacagtttgggaatcccatttcagcaaaaccatccactatggcctgcacatttcccagagtcactacccttgatatcatcaggtctttcattgccctggcaacttggatcacagcagcccccaccgtagatttgcccactccaaattgattcccgactgaccggtagctgtctggcgttgcaagcttccacagggctatcgccactcgcttctcaactgtgagggctgctctcatcctggtattctggcgtttcagggcaggggaaagcaagttccacgaaagtgcccttacgcatgcaaaagtttcgcagccactgggaatcgtcccacacctgcagcacgatgcggtcccaccagtctgtgcttgtttcccggggcctgtgccttgtgagaggtctatgtccatgtcaatttcctcatcactctcgtcgccgcgctgcaatcgcctccgcggctggtctgggtttcgccttggcatgtcctggctctgcatatactccaggacaatgcgcgtggtgttcatagtgctcataactgctgcggtgatctgagcgggctccatgatcccagtgctagctatggcgcctggtctgaaaaaaggcgcaaaactagtatctgacggaccaggggaaggagggagggcgggccgagtgacgacatggcgtacaggtacagggaattaaaatcaagaaaggtggctgtgcatcagggagaaacacaaacaactgtcacacagaatggtccccccaaagattaaactgaaaaccctgggtttagcaggctgttgatttgaAGGCgtgagggggaagcaaatgaatacagaacaaatctattttttacatcttaagacgatggtgcagcatgactgatagccctcggcatcttctgggcgcttggcagttagtgtactacgatggccttcaggcctattgcacgatctgctgctcagggaagactctgctaatgtgcgatgatccaacttgtaataggacggttaccagtcgtaatacaccatctactgccaaaaggaaaggggctggtgcaatgcagccctacggctgccagccccacagctgccagcacccagatcgccgatgaaggctaccagtctactgcaccgtctaccgccaaaaggcagttagctgctgctgctgctgcgtagcaatgcagtcccacgtctgccagcacccagatgacatatggtgacggtgagctgaatgggctccatgcttgctgtggtatgttgtctgcacaggtaacccaggtaaaaaggagcgaatctattgtctgccgttgctgtgacggagggggaggggcctgacgacatgtacccagaacctcccgcgacactgttttgcatcatccgggcattgggatctcaacccagaattccaatgggcggcggagactgagggaactgtgggatagctacccatagtgcaatgctccggaagtcgacgctagcctcggtactgtggacacggtccgccgactagagcacttagagcattttatgtggggacacacacaatcggctgtatacaaccgatttctataaaaccggcttctataaattcgaactaatttcgtagtgtagacataccctaggtctTTTTTACCAAAAGGAAACTCAGGTTTAGGTCTGGCACAGCAAATAGGATATGCCTACAATCAAACACTGACCCTATTTCACACAAAGCACAGACTTGTACCACCCCTTCACTCTGATCTTGAGGATTCCTTCTGAGACATTAGCTTCACTTAACCCTCGCTAAGTCCCAGAGACCACTGTCATGTTAGACTACAAATATCTACGCCAAGAAAACCCCCAGGCACCTCTGACCACCTATAGAACTCACTGCTGAAATAAGGTATACACATCCCCCTCTCTTTATATCACAGTGACAGCTCTGCCAACCTGCTCTAACTAATCCCTCCACTATTCAATACAGCTACCCCTACAGTGAACACAGATGGAGTTCTGCACGCAGATAATCACTGGAATTCATGTCTGCAGAACACACTGGGGGAAAAACAGGACATTTTCTTAGTCCTTCCCATCTACTTATTACAGATTTAGTTGTTAAAAGCTAGAGGGGGACCATCCGATccctagtctgacctcttataCAATAGGTCAGAAAATTTAATCCAGTTACCGACTCCTGTTCTGAGTCTAATAACTTGTCTACACCCCTtccagaaatgcttccagtttctATTGTATTTGAAGACTCCACaagatggagaaaccaccacttcctttggtagcT
Coding sequences within:
- the LOC135977417 gene encoding heterogeneous nuclear ribonucleoprotein M-like; its protein translation is MAAVGTEGSGKMEETAAAANGAGSAGDGPPKSEGERPSQNEKRKEKSVKRGGNRFEPYANPAKRYRAFITNIPFDVKWQSLKDLVKEKVGEVTYVELLMDAEGKSRVSD